In a single window of the Magnolia sinica isolate HGM2019 chromosome 7, MsV1, whole genome shotgun sequence genome:
- the LOC131250954 gene encoding cysteine proteinase inhibitor A-like, protein MATLGGIKESSNQNSTEISELAQFAVQEHNKKNNAVLEFVRVVNAKEQVVAGTMYYLTVEATDGGKKKLYEAKVWVKPWENFKELQQFKYKSDC, encoded by the exons ATGGCAACTCTTGGAGGAATCAAAGAGTCTTCGAATCAAAACAGCACAGAGATTAGCGAACTCGCTCAATTCGCTGTCCAAGAACACAACAAAAAAAAT AATGCTGTCCTTGAGTTTGTGAGAGTGGTGAATGCAAAAGAGCAAGTAGTAGCTGGAACCATGTACTATCTTACCGTGGAGGCAACTGACGGTGGTAAGAAGAAGCTCTATGAAGCAAAGGTCTGGGTCAAGCCATGGGAGAATTTCAAGGAGCTGCAGCAGTTTAAGTATAAGAGTGATTGTTAG
- the LOC131250955 gene encoding uncharacterized protein LOC131250955, with translation MRKKLDTRFPASRIKKIMQADDDVGKIAMAVPLLVSKALELFLQDLCDRTYDITLQRGAKTMSSLHLKQCVQRFNVFDFLREIVSKVPDLGGSDAAGEDRSVTRRRKAVGDEDNDSDEESKRSRIHEAGHSSSGRGRRGRGRGRGRGRPPIERDNAQYDKCEDDPDISPHHNEKPNSHLERLDDGIEAKDSKENIVAASTNGIVRNFDLNIELNENEDTSAAAAASVPGPEIKHEEYPGWSLTDMDKMAIDPMQLAQLNVRIDEDEDYDEEG, from the exons atgaggaagaagctagatACCCGTTTTCCGGCC TCTCGGATTAAAAAGATTATGCAAGCAGATGATGATGTTGGGAAGATTGCAATGGCGGTGCCTCTTTTAGTAT CTAAGGCATTGGAATTGTTTCTGCAAGATCTCTGCGATCGGACATATGACATCACTCTCCAAAGAGGAGCAAAGACAATGAGCTCTTTACATTT GAAGCAGTGCGTGCAACGATTTAATGTATTTGATTTCCTAAGGGAAATTGTGAGCAAAGTTCCAGACTTGGGTGGCTCTGATGCTGCTGGTGAGGATAGATCTGTCACCAGGAGAAG GAAAGCTGTTGGTGATGAAGACAATGACAGCGATGAGGAGTCCAAGAGGAGCAGAATC CACGAAGCAGGCCACAGCAGCAGTGGCAGAGGGCGGAGGGGCCGAGGAAGAGGCCGTGGGCGAGGTCGGCCGCCAATTGAAAGAGACAATGCCCAATATGATAAATGCGAGGATGATCCAGACATTTCTCCCCATCACAATGAAAAACCAAACTCACATCTTGAGAGGCTAGATGACGGCATAGAGGCTAAAGATTCGAAGGAAAACATAGTCGCTGCCAGTACGAACGGTATTGTGCGGAACTTCGATTTGAACATAGAATTGAATGAGAATGAGGACACCTCGGCTGCAGCTGCTGCCTCTGTTCCAGGGCCAGAGATCAAGCACGAGGAGTATCCAGGTTGGTCACTCACTGACATGGACAAAATGGCGATTGACCCAATGCAGCTTGCACAACTCAATGTACGGATAGATGAAGATGAGGACTATGACGAAGAAGGGTGA